A single genomic interval of Burkholderia sp. HI2500 harbors:
- a CDS encoding porin: MNKKLLTIAALAATAGTAHAQSSVTLYGVIDAGISYVNHSKTANGGTGKLFKYDDGVAQGSRWGLRGTEDLGGGLKAIFVLENGFNSGNGTIGQGGAIFGRQAYVGLSQSQYGTVTFGRQYSFSTDILGSNYSTGGNTVAGNYAYHVNDLDQLTSSRINNAVKFQSANYSGFTFGALYGFSNSTDFAGAPATTTGTTTTAGSSRAYSFGLNYANGPFSLGAAYTDIRFPSQSTPAFSTTIANIATGNVRDLRTYGVGGRYVWGPATAWLLWTRTQFSTVSGAGGTFYNAYEAGAKYAFTPALSGGLGYTYTNATQSGNSWHWNQVNGIADYALSKRTDVYGLVVYQQASGKGVQAQIGSSTSYFNTSGTGSKNQIAARIGIRHKF, translated from the coding sequence TTGAACAAGAAACTGTTGACCATCGCCGCTCTGGCAGCAACGGCCGGCACGGCGCACGCACAAAGCAGCGTGACCCTTTACGGCGTCATCGATGCCGGTATCAGCTACGTGAACCACAGCAAGACCGCCAACGGCGGTACGGGCAAGCTGTTCAAGTACGACGACGGCGTTGCCCAGGGCAGCCGTTGGGGCCTGCGCGGCACCGAAGACCTCGGTGGCGGCCTGAAGGCGATCTTCGTGCTCGAAAACGGCTTCAACAGCGGTAACGGCACGATCGGCCAGGGTGGCGCGATCTTCGGCCGCCAGGCTTACGTCGGCCTGAGCCAGTCGCAATACGGCACGGTCACGTTCGGCCGCCAGTACTCGTTCTCGACCGACATCCTCGGCTCGAACTACTCGACGGGCGGCAACACGGTCGCGGGTAACTACGCGTACCACGTGAACGACCTCGACCAGCTCACGTCGAGCCGCATCAACAACGCCGTGAAGTTCCAGAGCGCGAACTACTCGGGCTTCACGTTCGGCGCGTTGTACGGCTTCTCGAACTCGACGGACTTCGCAGGCGCACCGGCGACGACGACGGGCACGACGACGACGGCAGGCTCGTCGCGCGCATACAGCTTCGGCCTGAACTACGCGAACGGCCCGTTCTCGCTGGGCGCAGCGTACACGGACATCCGCTTCCCGAGCCAGTCGACGCCGGCTTTCTCGACGACGATCGCGAATATCGCAACGGGCAACGTCCGCGACCTGCGCACGTACGGCGTCGGTGGCCGCTACGTCTGGGGCCCGGCAACGGCATGGCTGCTGTGGACGCGTACGCAGTTCTCGACCGTGTCGGGCGCGGGCGGCACGTTCTACAACGCGTATGAAGCAGGTGCGAAGTACGCCTTCACGCCGGCTCTGTCGGGCGGCCTCGGCTACACGTACACGAACGCCACGCAAAGCGGCAACTCGTGGCACTGGAACCAGGTCAACGGTATCGCCGACTACGCACTCAGCAAGCGTACGGACGTGTACGGCCTGGTCGTGTACCAGCAGGCATCGGGCAAGGGCGTGCAAGCGCAGATCGGCTCGAGCACGAGCTACTTCAATACGTCGGGCACGGGTTCGAAGAACCAGATCGCCGCACGTATCGGTATCCGTCACAAGTTCTAA
- a CDS encoding MetQ/NlpA family ABC transporter substrate-binding protein: protein MRRSFLTGLGALAAALAFAAPGAHADPQTLKIGTMSGPDAQIWTEVTKVAAREGLAIKVIEFNDYVQPNAALDSGDLDANGFQHQPFLDSQIKQRGYKIVNVGLTYTAPMGFYSKKLKSLKDLPVGAKVGIQNDPSNGNRALLLLQKYGVIKLKPGVGANGVNATPLDIAENPKKIKIVELDSAQLPRALPDVDAASINTDYAVKAGLTPVKDAIAIEDLRGPYANLIAVRAQDKDKPWVKKLVAAYESDDVRKFIDQKFGGAIIPAF, encoded by the coding sequence ATGCGACGTTCATTCCTGACCGGCCTCGGCGCACTCGCCGCCGCGCTGGCATTCGCGGCGCCCGGCGCGCACGCCGACCCGCAAACGCTGAAAATCGGCACGATGAGCGGCCCCGACGCACAGATCTGGACCGAGGTGACGAAGGTCGCCGCGCGCGAAGGTCTCGCGATCAAGGTCATCGAATTCAACGACTACGTGCAGCCGAACGCGGCGCTCGATTCCGGCGATCTGGACGCGAACGGCTTCCAGCACCAGCCGTTCCTCGACAGCCAGATCAAGCAGCGCGGCTACAAGATCGTCAACGTCGGGCTCACGTACACGGCGCCGATGGGTTTCTACTCGAAGAAACTCAAGTCGCTGAAGGACTTGCCGGTAGGCGCGAAGGTCGGGATCCAGAACGATCCGTCGAACGGCAACCGCGCGCTGCTGCTGCTGCAGAAGTACGGCGTGATCAAGCTGAAGCCGGGCGTCGGCGCGAACGGCGTGAATGCCACGCCGCTCGACATCGCCGAGAACCCGAAGAAGATCAAGATCGTCGAGCTTGATTCCGCGCAACTGCCGCGCGCGCTGCCCGACGTCGATGCCGCGTCGATCAACACCGACTACGCGGTGAAGGCCGGGCTCACGCCGGTGAAGGATGCGATCGCGATCGAGGATCTGCGCGGCCCGTACGCGAACCTGATCGCGGTGCGCGCGCAGGACAAGGACAAGCCGTGGGTGAAGAAGCTCGTCGCGGCCTATGAATCGGACGACGTGCGCAAGTTCATCGACCAGAAGTTCGGCGGCGCGATCATCCCGGCGTTCTGA
- a CDS encoding succinylglutamate desuccinylase/aspartoacylase family protein, with amino-acid sequence MQTQTHPLISPAVGTERQITSFHYGPRGGKKVYIQSSLHADELPGMLVATLLRRKIAALETAGKLRGEVVIVPVPNPIGLSQHVFGDHLGRFELGSMQNFNRNFYDLAALVLPRVEHRLTHDAQHNLVAVRAAMREALDEQKPRTELDSQRLALQKLSFDADIVLDLHCDSDAVMHLYTNPDLWPDVEPLSRYLDAQASLLALNSVGNPFDEIHSFCWSDLRNRFGDRFPIPNGAISVTIELRSERDVSYEFAEKDAQAIVEYLTERGVVDGTPAPLPPLAHPATPLAGTDPLVAPVSGVIVFRTPVGVMIEAGQAVADIVDPLTDRVVTLKSSVSGVLYARQIVRFATAGMEVARIAGATAIRTGSLLSA; translated from the coding sequence ATGCAAACGCAGACCCATCCGCTGATTTCCCCCGCCGTCGGTACCGAACGCCAGATCACGAGCTTTCACTACGGCCCGCGCGGCGGCAAGAAGGTCTATATCCAGTCGTCGCTGCACGCGGACGAACTGCCCGGCATGCTGGTCGCCACCCTGCTGCGCCGCAAGATCGCCGCGCTCGAGACGGCCGGCAAGCTGCGCGGCGAAGTCGTCATCGTGCCGGTGCCGAACCCGATCGGCCTGTCGCAACACGTGTTCGGCGATCACCTCGGCCGCTTCGAGCTCGGCTCGATGCAGAACTTCAACCGCAATTTCTACGATCTCGCGGCGCTCGTGCTGCCGCGCGTCGAACACCGCCTGACTCACGACGCGCAGCACAACCTCGTCGCCGTGCGCGCCGCGATGCGCGAAGCGCTCGACGAGCAGAAGCCGCGCACCGAGCTCGACTCGCAGCGCCTCGCGCTGCAGAAGCTGTCGTTCGACGCCGATATCGTGCTCGACCTGCACTGCGACAGCGATGCGGTGATGCACCTCTACACGAATCCCGATCTGTGGCCGGACGTCGAGCCGCTGTCGCGCTACCTCGACGCGCAGGCGTCGCTGCTCGCGCTGAATTCGGTCGGTAACCCGTTCGACGAGATTCACAGCTTCTGCTGGTCGGACCTGCGCAACCGCTTCGGCGACCGCTTCCCGATCCCGAACGGTGCGATTTCCGTCACGATCGAGCTGCGCAGCGAGCGCGACGTGTCGTACGAGTTCGCCGAAAAGGACGCACAGGCGATCGTCGAATACCTGACCGAGCGTGGGGTCGTCGACGGCACGCCGGCGCCGCTGCCGCCGCTCGCGCATCCGGCCACGCCGCTCGCGGGCACCGATCCGCTCGTCGCGCCGGTGTCGGGCGTGATCGTGTTCCGCACGCCGGTCGGCGTGATGATCGAGGCCGGGCAGGCCGTGGCCGACATCGTCGATCCGCTGACCGATCGCGTCGTCACGCTGAAGAGCAGCGTGTCGGGCGTGCTGTACGCGCGCCAGATCGTGCGCTTCGCGACGGCCGGCATGGAAGTCGCGCGGATTGCCGGCGCGACCGCGATCCGCACGGGTTCGCTGCTGTCGGCCTGA
- a CDS encoding ABC transporter substrate-binding protein, whose product MKKILAAVTVALLAVSAGTAYAKDWTTVRFGVDASYPPFESKGADGKVVGFDVDLGNEICRRMNAKCVWIENDFDGMIPALKARKFDGVLSSMSMTPARQEQIAFSAKLFNTPTRLVTKKGTGLMPTAESLKGKSVGVEQGTIQETYAKTYWASKGVNVVPYQNQDQVYADLISGRLDGALQDAVQAEIGFLKTPRGANFDFAGKDIDDPKTLGNGAGIGLRKEDTDLKAKIDGAIAGMRKDGTYDKIAKKYFDFDVYGK is encoded by the coding sequence GTGAAAAAGATTCTTGCGGCTGTGACCGTAGCCCTGCTCGCCGTATCGGCAGGCACCGCGTATGCGAAGGACTGGACGACCGTGCGGTTCGGCGTCGACGCAAGCTACCCGCCTTTCGAATCGAAAGGCGCTGACGGCAAGGTTGTGGGTTTCGACGTCGACCTCGGCAACGAAATCTGCCGCCGCATGAACGCGAAGTGCGTGTGGATCGAAAACGACTTCGACGGGATGATTCCGGCGCTGAAGGCCCGCAAGTTCGACGGCGTGCTGTCGTCGATGTCGATGACGCCGGCGCGTCAGGAACAGATCGCCTTCTCGGCGAAGCTGTTCAACACGCCGACGCGCCTCGTCACGAAGAAGGGCACCGGCCTGATGCCGACGGCCGAATCGCTGAAGGGCAAGTCGGTCGGCGTCGAGCAGGGCACGATCCAGGAAACCTATGCGAAGACGTACTGGGCCTCGAAGGGCGTGAACGTCGTGCCTTACCAGAACCAGGACCAGGTCTACGCCGACCTGATCTCGGGCCGTCTGGACGGCGCGCTGCAGGACGCGGTGCAGGCTGAAATCGGCTTCCTGAAGACGCCGCGCGGCGCGAACTTCGATTTCGCCGGCAAGGACATCGACGATCCGAAGACGCTCGGCAACGGCGCCGGCATCGGCCTGCGCAAGGAAGACACCGACCTGAAGGCGAAGATCGACGGCGCGATCGCCGGCATGCGCAAGGACGGCACGTACGACAAGATCGCGAAGAAGTACTTCGATTTCGACGTCTACGGCAAGTAA
- a CDS encoding LysR family transcriptional regulator, translating into MTRIRNPLNLAQLQAFVSAAHHKSLRAAARELGVTQPAVTHTIRELETALNAELLARSVRGVELTACGHALLPRAEQLLGDIRRTVEAVEQVKGEMSGRVAVGTMPSIALTALPHAVTAFRQSMPNVSLHLEEVTVPDALAQLRNGTLDIAAMHHVPALDRDFTQSPLLSTEFTVVMREGHPLAHARRLEALLDAEWIVTVGAEQFPHSVMVGMFEAHGLPLPKRLLRSPMSFAVTLGLVARSDVIGCFTRPLAAMVAPLGIRTAELDEAMPRFDLSIIARRDLLPTPAVTQFVTCLQRAVNETLG; encoded by the coding sequence ATGACCCGCATCCGCAACCCCCTGAACCTCGCGCAGCTCCAGGCATTCGTCTCCGCCGCGCATCACAAGAGCCTGCGCGCCGCCGCGCGCGAACTTGGCGTCACGCAGCCCGCGGTCACGCATACGATCCGCGAGCTCGAAACGGCGCTCAACGCGGAACTGCTCGCGCGCAGCGTGCGCGGCGTCGAGCTGACCGCGTGCGGCCATGCGCTGCTGCCGCGCGCCGAGCAGCTGCTCGGCGACATCCGCCGCACGGTCGAGGCCGTCGAGCAGGTGAAAGGCGAGATGTCGGGGCGCGTGGCGGTCGGCACGATGCCGTCGATCGCGCTGACCGCGCTGCCGCACGCGGTGACGGCGTTTCGCCAGTCGATGCCGAACGTGAGCCTGCATCTCGAGGAAGTGACGGTGCCCGACGCGCTCGCGCAGTTGCGCAACGGCACGCTCGACATCGCTGCGATGCACCATGTGCCCGCGCTCGACCGCGATTTCACGCAATCGCCGCTGCTGTCGACCGAATTCACCGTCGTGATGCGCGAAGGCCACCCGCTTGCGCATGCCCGCCGGTTAGAGGCATTGCTCGATGCCGAGTGGATCGTCACCGTCGGTGCCGAGCAGTTTCCGCACAGTGTGATGGTCGGGATGTTCGAGGCGCACGGGCTGCCGCTGCCCAAACGTTTGCTGCGCTCGCCGATGTCGTTCGCGGTGACGCTCGGGCTCGTCGCGCGCTCGGACGTGATCGGCTGCTTCACGCGCCCGCTCGCCGCGATGGTCGCGCCGCTGGGCATTCGCACGGCCGAACTCGACGAAGCCATGCCGCGCTTCGACCTGTCGATCATCGCGCGGCGCGACCTGCTGCCCACGCCGGCCGTCACGCAATTCGTCACGTGCCTGCAGCGCGCGGTCAACGAAACGCTCGGCTGA
- a CDS encoding NCS2 family permease codes for MSDTPVQPTVGVGAEETDFGTKGVIDRYFDISSRGSTQRREVIAGVTTFLAMVYSVFVVPGMFGKAGFDTSAVFVAVCLTTAFGSLLMGLWAKLPIAIGCAISLTAFTAFGLVLGKGLSPTVALGAVFLMGLVFTGISVTGVRSWILRNLPAGVAHGTGIGIGLFLLLIASNDVGLVIKNPGAGLPVALGQITAFPVIMSIIGLAAIFGLEKRRVPGGILLVVIAISIFGLVFDPSVKYHGIFALPSLSAPGHASLIGAMDIKGALSMAVLPSVLALVMTAVFDATGTIRAVAGQAGQLDENGRIINGGRALTADSLSSIFSGFLGGAPAAAYIESSVGVAAGAKTGLAAAVVGLLFLVVMFFSPLAGLVPSYATAPALMYVGLLILGSVSKLHMDDMVDAMSGLVCAVFIVLTANIVTGIMLGFSTLVIGRIASGEFRKLNVGTVLIAAVLVTFYLGGWAI; via the coding sequence ATGAGTGATACCCCGGTGCAGCCGACGGTCGGCGTCGGCGCGGAAGAAACTGACTTTGGCACCAAGGGAGTCATCGACCGGTACTTCGACATTTCGTCGCGCGGCAGCACGCAGCGCCGCGAGGTGATTGCCGGCGTCACGACCTTCCTCGCGATGGTCTATTCCGTGTTCGTCGTCCCCGGCATGTTCGGCAAGGCCGGCTTCGACACGAGCGCCGTGTTCGTCGCGGTCTGCCTCACGACCGCGTTCGGTTCGCTGCTGATGGGCCTGTGGGCGAAGCTGCCGATCGCGATCGGCTGCGCGATCTCGCTGACCGCGTTCACCGCGTTCGGCCTCGTGCTCGGCAAGGGACTGTCGCCGACGGTCGCGCTCGGCGCCGTGTTCCTGATGGGCCTCGTGTTTACCGGCATCTCGGTCACCGGCGTGCGTTCGTGGATCCTGCGCAACCTGCCCGCGGGCGTCGCGCACGGCACCGGGATCGGCATCGGCCTGTTCCTGCTGCTGATCGCGTCGAACGACGTCGGCCTCGTGATCAAGAACCCGGGCGCGGGCCTGCCGGTCGCGCTCGGCCAGATCACCGCGTTCCCGGTCATCATGTCGATCATCGGCCTCGCCGCGATCTTCGGCCTCGAGAAGCGTCGCGTGCCGGGCGGCATCCTGCTCGTCGTGATCGCGATCTCGATCTTCGGGCTGGTCTTCGATCCGAGCGTGAAGTACCACGGCATCTTCGCGCTGCCGTCGCTGAGCGCACCGGGCCATGCGTCGCTGATCGGCGCGATGGACATCAAGGGCGCGCTGTCGATGGCCGTGCTGCCGAGCGTGCTGGCGCTGGTGATGACCGCCGTGTTCGACGCGACCGGCACGATCCGCGCGGTCGCGGGCCAGGCCGGCCAGCTCGACGAGAACGGCCGCATCATCAACGGCGGCCGTGCACTGACCGCCGACTCGCTCAGCTCGATCTTCTCCGGCTTCCTCGGCGGTGCGCCGGCGGCAGCCTACATCGAGTCGAGCGTCGGCGTGGCCGCCGGCGCGAAGACGGGCCTCGCGGCCGCCGTGGTCGGCCTGCTGTTCCTCGTCGTGATGTTCTTCTCGCCGCTCGCGGGCCTCGTGCCGTCGTACGCCACCGCACCGGCGCTGATGTACGTCGGCCTGCTGATACTCGGCAGCGTGAGCAAGCTGCACATGGACGACATGGTCGACGCGATGTCGGGCCTCGTGTGCGCGGTGTTCATCGTGCTGACCGCGAACATCGTGACGGGCATCATGCTCGGCTTCTCGACGCTCGTGATCGGCCGCATCGCCAGCGGCGAATTCCGCAAGCTCAACGTCGGCACCGTGCTCATCGCGGCCGTGCTCGTCACGTTCTATCTCGGCGGCTGGGCGATCTGA
- a CDS encoding TetR family transcriptional regulator produces MTNYSGFTIRIGQPRMTDRPNARIATRKLPRQARSTQLVEAVLQAAVQVLASEGAQRFTMARVAERAGVSVGSLYQYFPNKAAVLFRLQHDEWRQTAEMLRGMLEDVNRTPPERLRTAVHAFIRSECDEARMRIALDDAAPLYRDAPEAHEAKAAGNRIFQAFMREALPDAPDATRELACDLIITTLTAAGKAFSESERSPDEIDAYANAMADMFRAYLDHLAHN; encoded by the coding sequence ATGACGAACTATTCAGGTTTTACTATTCGCATTGGCCAGCCACGCATGACCGACCGCCCGAACGCCCGGATTGCCACGCGCAAGCTGCCTCGGCAGGCTCGCTCGACCCAGCTCGTCGAGGCCGTCCTCCAGGCTGCTGTTCAGGTTTTGGCGAGCGAAGGCGCGCAGCGCTTCACGATGGCGCGCGTCGCCGAGCGCGCCGGCGTGAGCGTCGGCTCGCTGTACCAGTACTTCCCGAACAAGGCGGCCGTGCTGTTCCGGCTGCAGCATGACGAGTGGCGGCAGACGGCCGAGATGCTGCGCGGGATGCTGGAGGACGTGAACCGGACACCGCCCGAGCGGCTGCGCACGGCCGTTCACGCGTTCATCCGTTCGGAATGCGACGAGGCGCGGATGCGCATCGCGCTCGACGACGCCGCGCCGCTCTATCGCGACGCGCCCGAGGCACACGAAGCGAAGGCGGCCGGCAACCGCATCTTCCAGGCGTTCATGCGCGAGGCGCTGCCCGATGCACCGGACGCCACGCGCGAACTGGCCTGCGACCTGATCATCACCACGCTCACCGCGGCCGGCAAGGCGTTTTCGGAAAGCGAGCGCTCGCCCGATGAAATCGACGCGTATGCGAACGCGATGGCCGACATGTTCCGCGCCTACCTCGACCATCTCGCGCACAATTGA
- a CDS encoding O-methyltransferase, producing the protein MTTLTLDPLASLLARLFDEADASSPATSPDFASLSRDEQARLMRSKTDYTDLYARLKDYPLAVSRETGTLLYMLARSGGARSIVEFGTSFGISTLHLAAALRDNGGGRLVTSEFEPSKVVRARANLAAAGLADLVEIREGDALRTLAADLPDSVDLLLLDGAKALYPEVLALVEQRLRPGAFVVADNAEFSPDYLAYVRSPENGYLSVPFGGDVELSMRIG; encoded by the coding sequence ATGACCACCCTGACGCTCGACCCGCTGGCCTCGCTGCTCGCACGCCTGTTCGACGAAGCCGACGCCTCGTCGCCCGCGACGAGCCCGGATTTCGCCAGCCTGTCGCGCGACGAGCAGGCGCGGCTGATGCGCAGCAAGACCGACTACACCGACTTGTATGCGCGCCTGAAGGACTATCCGCTCGCCGTGTCGCGCGAGACGGGCACGCTGCTGTACATGCTCGCGCGCAGCGGCGGCGCGCGGTCGATCGTCGAATTCGGCACGTCGTTCGGCATTTCGACGCTGCATCTCGCGGCTGCGCTGCGCGACAACGGCGGCGGCCGGCTGGTCACGAGCGAGTTCGAGCCGTCGAAGGTCGTGCGGGCGCGGGCGAACCTGGCGGCGGCCGGGCTGGCCGATCTCGTCGAGATTCGCGAGGGCGATGCGCTGCGTACGCTGGCCGCCGATCTGCCGGATTCGGTCGACCTGCTGCTGCTCGACGGTGCGAAGGCGCTGTATCCGGAGGTGCTTGCACTCGTCGAGCAACGGTTGCGGCCCGGCGCGTTCGTCGTTGCCGACAATGCCGAGTTCAGCCCCGACTATCTCGCCTACGTGCGCTCGCCGGAGAACGGCTATCTGTCGGTGCCCTTCGGCGGCGATGTCGAGTTGTCGATGCGGATCGGCTGA
- a CDS encoding DUF3455 domain-containing protein → MRSRFPKRPMLPAAVACVALAFCASSARADDSAGLAPPQPATPVLSTTAAGLQVYTCDYDAGHKLAWVFQHPEAMLFDASGTLVVRHGTGPSWEALDGSRITGKKLAEAPSASPGSIPQLLLAATPAATDAKAAAGTLAGVRFVQRLDTAGGMPPDAACSTEHAVGRFPYFARYVFLK, encoded by the coding sequence ATGCGAAGCCGCTTCCCGAAACGCCCCATGCTACCGGCCGCCGTGGCCTGCGTTGCACTCGCCTTCTGCGCGTCGTCCGCCCGCGCCGACGACTCCGCCGGCCTCGCGCCGCCGCAGCCGGCCACGCCCGTGCTGTCGACGACCGCGGCTGGCCTACAGGTCTACACGTGCGACTACGATGCCGGACACAAGCTCGCGTGGGTGTTCCAGCACCCGGAAGCGATGCTGTTCGACGCGAGCGGCACGCTCGTCGTCCGGCACGGCACGGGGCCGTCATGGGAGGCGCTCGACGGCAGCCGCATTACCGGCAAGAAACTCGCGGAAGCGCCAAGCGCAAGCCCGGGCAGCATTCCGCAACTCCTGCTCGCCGCGACGCCGGCCGCAACGGACGCGAAAGCCGCGGCCGGCACGCTCGCCGGCGTGCGCTTCGTGCAGCGGCTCGATACCGCGGGCGGCATGCCGCCGGATGCAGCGTGTTCGACCGAGCATGCGGTCGGCCGCTTCCCGTATTTCGCGCGCTACGTGTTCCTGAAATAA
- a CDS encoding aldo/keto reductase → MRITLPSRLGFGTAPLGNMYRDIPHEEALATVDAAWDSGIRYFDAAPLYGAGLAELRLGEALAGRPRDAYSLGTKVGRLVLDEHEDASQRDLGEKGGLFRHGLPNRIVYDYTEDGTLRSIDASLARLRTDRLDTVWIHDPAVDFHGDAWRDVFDVAMSGAAKALTRLRDEKVIQGWGLGVNRVEPCELALERADPDGFLLAGRYTLLDHAGALERLMPESAARGLGIIVGGPYNSGVLAGGTHYEYQPATQAMLDRVARIRRICERFGVDVRAVALQFSLAHPAVAAAIPGASRPDRIDDNLRLAAMSIPAELWDVLKAERLIAAQAPTPVGPV, encoded by the coding sequence ATGAGAATCACGCTCCCTTCCCGCCTGGGTTTCGGCACCGCGCCGCTGGGCAACATGTACCGGGACATCCCGCACGAAGAAGCGCTGGCCACGGTCGACGCAGCGTGGGACAGCGGTATCCGCTACTTCGACGCCGCGCCGCTGTATGGCGCCGGCCTCGCCGAGCTGCGCCTCGGCGAAGCGCTCGCGGGCCGCCCACGCGACGCGTATTCGCTCGGCACCAAGGTCGGCCGGCTCGTCCTCGACGAACACGAGGACGCATCGCAACGCGATCTCGGCGAAAAAGGCGGCCTGTTCCGCCACGGGCTGCCGAACCGGATCGTCTACGACTACACCGAGGACGGCACGCTGCGCTCGATCGACGCGAGCCTCGCGCGGCTGCGCACCGACCGGCTCGACACCGTGTGGATTCACGACCCGGCCGTCGACTTTCACGGCGACGCATGGCGCGACGTGTTCGACGTCGCGATGTCGGGCGCGGCCAAGGCGCTTACGCGGCTGCGCGACGAGAAGGTGATCCAGGGATGGGGCCTCGGCGTGAACCGCGTCGAGCCGTGTGAACTCGCGCTCGAACGTGCGGACCCCGACGGTTTCCTGCTCGCCGGGCGCTACACGCTGCTCGACCATGCCGGCGCGCTCGAACGACTGATGCCGGAAAGCGCCGCGCGCGGGCTGGGGATCATCGTCGGCGGCCCGTACAACTCGGGCGTGCTCGCGGGCGGCACTCACTACGAGTATCAGCCGGCCACGCAGGCCATGCTCGACCGCGTCGCGCGCATCCGCCGGATCTGCGAACGATTCGGCGTCGATGTCCGCGCGGTGGCGCTGCAATTCTCGCTCGCGCACCCGGCCGTCGCGGCCGCGATCCCCGGCGCGAGCCGGCCCGATCGCATCGACGACAACCTGCGTCTCGCGGCGATGTCGATCCCGGCCGAGCTGTGGGATGTGCTGAAGGCCGAACGCCTGATTGCCGCGCAGGCACCGACGCCGGTTGGCCCGGTTTGA
- a CDS encoding alkene reductase, producing the protein MTQDPLFQPLRLGALTLPNRIVMPPMTRSRASQPGDEANELMAAYYAQRASAGLIVSEGTYIAPLGKGYAWTPGIHTPSQVAGWRKVTDAVHAAHGRIFAQLWHVGRLSHTSLLGGRQPVSSSPLQAKGVNVFIAGEDGSTPGFVQASEPRALTIDEIGEIVDQYRAAARHAIEAGFDGVELHGANGYLVNQFIDSNANTRTDAYGGSLEHRLRFLREVTQALIDGTGDASRVGIRLAPLTTLNGCVDADPETTYLAAATLLGELGVGYLHIAEADWDDAPLMPVEFKRQLRAAFPGVLIYAGAYTAERAREAIAAGWADLVAFGRPFVANPDLPERLRTGAALTPHDRNTLFGGGERGLTDYPTLAQAAA; encoded by the coding sequence ATGACCCAGGACCCGCTTTTCCAACCGCTGCGACTCGGCGCGCTGACGCTGCCGAACCGCATCGTGATGCCGCCGATGACGCGCTCGCGCGCCAGCCAGCCCGGCGACGAAGCCAACGAACTGATGGCCGCGTATTACGCGCAGCGCGCGAGCGCGGGCCTGATCGTCAGCGAAGGCACTTATATCGCGCCGCTCGGCAAGGGCTACGCATGGACGCCCGGCATTCACACGCCGTCGCAGGTCGCCGGCTGGCGCAAGGTGACGGACGCCGTGCATGCGGCGCACGGCCGGATCTTCGCGCAGCTGTGGCACGTCGGCCGGCTGAGCCACACGAGCCTGCTGGGTGGCCGGCAGCCGGTGTCGTCGTCGCCGCTCCAGGCGAAAGGCGTGAACGTGTTCATCGCCGGTGAAGACGGCAGCACGCCGGGCTTCGTGCAGGCGTCCGAGCCGCGCGCGCTGACGATCGACGAAATCGGCGAGATCGTCGATCAATACCGCGCCGCCGCGCGCCATGCGATCGAGGCCGGCTTCGACGGTGTCGAGCTGCACGGCGCGAACGGCTATCTCGTGAACCAGTTCATCGACTCGAATGCGAACACGCGCACCGATGCGTACGGCGGTTCGCTCGAACACCGGCTGCGCTTCCTGCGCGAAGTCACGCAGGCGCTGATCGACGGCACGGGCGACGCGTCGCGCGTCGGCATCCGCCTCGCGCCGCTGACGACACTGAACGGCTGCGTCGACGCCGATCCGGAAACGACCTACCTCGCCGCTGCAACGCTGCTCGGCGAACTCGGTGTCGGCTACCTGCACATCGCGGAAGCCGACTGGGACGACGCGCCGTTGATGCCGGTCGAATTCAAGCGGCAACTGCGCGCCGCGTTCCCGGGCGTGCTGATCTATGCCGGCGCGTACACCGCCGAGCGCGCACGCGAAGCGATCGCCGCCGGCTGGGCCGACCTCGTCGCGTTCGGCCGCCCGTTCGTCGCGAACCCCGACCTGCCCGAGCGGCTGCGCACCGGTGCCGCGCTCACACCGCACGACCGCAACACGCTGTTCGGCGGCGGCGAGCGCGGGCTGACCGACTATCCGACGCTGGCCCAGGCCGCGGCCTGA